The stretch of DNA GGATCTTGTTCAGGTGTGGGGAAAGGTAACAGACTACCGAAAAGAGCATGTTGCATGACGGGTAATTTACCCAACACTTCAGCTTTGTACATCTTCTGCATCCCCTCGTTGACTTTTGACCAAGTCTTGACGGCGGATATATCATCTAACATTGGTGAATGCCATCTGAGAGAAGCCGTCttgatggaattgatgaatgatatgcAGGATAGGTACATGTAATCTCTTGAGAAAGCTTCCAAGATTTCAGGATCGTGTATCGCTTTGGGTCGAAGGTATTTATGATCTATTTTCGATATACAATAATATATTAGATATAAACCATTCAATAATTTGACGAAGTTGTGGATAGCTTACCTTTCAGCTGTCCACTGCCCCATAAAAAAGGTAGGAAATGATAATCGTCTAATCCCCATACACCGTGTGAGCCAGCTGGTTCAAGCCAATATGTCGATTGGAGGTATCGCATCACTTCGATATATCTATACGAAACAGCTTCAGTCTCTTGAAGGAAGACGGATGAGGATAAGCTATCTCACCTCCAAAAGACACCAAGAACAAGGAATGGGTAATCATCTTTCGTAAATACTCCCAGCTTAGTCAGACATAACCTGTTCATCCAAGAATTAGCAACCATCGCAGAAATTACAAGAGATATGGACCAAACCTACAGCCAACAGAGAAAGTTGAATTCCATCCCGCTACCATAATCTACCCTCTGCTTATTTCCCCATGACTCCTTGAAATACACTTCTACTTCGGGGATCGCTTCGGCAGGAAGTCCAACTATGCGAGAATGCAATCCGCTCGATGCCTATTATCGATGAACATTAAAGATTAGTAATGTGATAAAGCTCAatgtcactcacatctccAACTTTATCATAAAACGTCTTGAACGCAGGATTACCGAATCTCGATAGTTTATTATCGACTGGAGGTGTAGATTTGGCTATCTCCAACACTGATTCTAGGATACCTATGATAGGTTTCGTGCGCTATCTCACTCGTTCATTAGCGACTGTAGTCAACAACGTGAAGCAGGACGCATACCTCTgatccttctccagcttccGATAGCTTCTTGCCCACTATACCCtcattcaactcttctaTGAAATCGATGATGTCTTGATGAGTCTGCGAACGTTGAAATGCGGCGAGATGGGCTTTCGAGAGGATATATTTCGACGGAGGGATATATGACGTAGAGGCCGATGGTTGTTGAGGTTCCGCTTCTGCTACCATTGTGTGCTGTGTATGACTATCAAAGACGATGGAGACTGTAGAAGAACAATGATATGATACTAGTGCTAGAATGACAATTGAAGGAGGGAACGGTAAGtgagaatggaatggattgatggataACAAAGGTAAAAAACGAAGGAGGATTCAACGGTTATTTGTCAGTCATCTTATCAGTTCCATAATCCTTATTTACACCTTCGATCGTCTACTTATTTCTTGAATGCTACATATTATATTCTCCCAAGCCTTACTCTACCTTCTGACCACCTTTGTTACCCTCATCATGGCATCATCAAGCTATACTGACGCTATAATGCTCTTCGTGGGTGAAATGGTAGATAGGTCGTGTTGGGTGTCTCACTAAATCAAACTACGTTTTCAGGGAGATTCTCTCACGCAAGCTGCGACGGATGGTTCTCTCACTCAACGAATGACAGAGTATTACATGAGAAGGTGTGATATCGTCAACAGAGGgtatggaggtgagttgtcccTATGCACGATGTTGAATCATACGTTAACGCATGATGACAGGCTACAACAGTGACTGGTTAGTGTAATCCATTCCCCTACGAGCCATAACTCTCGTCGAGCTGATCTGGACAAAAGGGCTATTCCGGTGTTCGAACAAGTCTTCGCTACGAAAGAAGCAAGAGAGAAAGGTTATGCTCAACATGTGAAATTGATAACCATCTGGTTAGGTATGTTTAAATCGTTCATGGACATTCGTTTGATTCTGTTGACAAAGTCATATAGGTGCCAACGATGCTACTTTACCTGATACCCCTCAATACGTCCCTCTCGACAGATACAAAGCCAACCTGGTTCAACTTATACAATACATCAAAGATCCTTCATCTGAATACTATTCACCAGAGACCAAGATAATCTTGATCAATGCTCCACCCATCATCGAGTCTGCCTGGGTAGAAGCTAGAGTGGAGAAATGGAAATCGTTTGGAAGCGAGGGACCTAAACCTGAACAGAATAGAGATAGGAAAGTGACCAAGCAGTATGCCGATGCGGCTTTGGAAGTTGCCAGAGAACAAGGTGTAGAGGGTGTGGATCTTTGGACGGCTATTGTCCAAGCTGCTGGTGGGGAAGATGCGGACCAACTCGCTCCTTACTTCTAGTGAGTGAATTCGAAATATGTCTCATCTCCTTGCAAGCTACTGTGCTAACGACCATGTGATGTGCAATCAGCGATGGTCTTCATCTCACTTCTGAGGGATATGCGATATTATTCAAAGCCCTTTCCGATTTGGTTGTATCAAAATTCGCAGAACTCAACCCTGAGACCATGCCTATGAGGATGCCTCAGTAAGTGACTTTGTCGTGTATTCGTATTTCGTTTGAACTCTGCTGAATGAACGATATTCGGTACGCTGTGAGTTTAGTTGGGCAGATGTCGATTTGGCAAACCCAAGGGAAGCCTTTGAAAAAGTCAAGAAGGGACGTCTCGCAGGTGAATTATGAGCGATGTATATGCATGGATGGATTGCTACGGACGGTGGCTAGAGATaagagatagatagatgtatatgtatgCACTGTACTGCACTGTACAGGCATTGAATGCGCAGTGACCGACCTTACAGGTAGATGGATACACGGACGCGTTTCAGATAAATGATAAATAATCgatttcaacatttcaacATTGCATCAACAAAGCAATATATCAATCACGACCAACACAATCAACAATAAAGAACAAACAGAACCTCCCTCCATCATTCATTGGACTGCAACGACATCACCGAAGAGGGTGTCACTCGCTCAAAGTATAGCTTTCACAACGTTCACGACGATTGACCGAAAGTCCACCACTTTCTCAAGCGATCAGTGCCCTTCGCTTTTTCCTTGTAGTCGACCCATTGCCGCAATTCATCGTACTCCTCCAACATGCAGTATCGGTATAACGCTCCACCTCCCCAGCCTGGTCCCTCTCAGTATGCCCCATACCATCCACCCGTCCCTTCTCAGCCGTTACCCAATCCTCATGATCAGCATTATCAACCAGGACCATCTCAACCATACTCTCCGGTCAATCACAATTCACACAATGGGGGATACTATCCAAATGGACACGACATCTCGTCGCCAGCCTCAAGTATATACACTCACCCCTCCCAGCAACATACGTACCAGAATCCACCGCCGCAAGCAAGCTCATCTCACGCTTATGCGCCCTATCACCAACCTGTGCCTACAGTAGAGGCGGTTCCTCCTCCCACTCCGAAAGTCGCTTATGAAGCTCCTGTCTTCCAGACATTCcaagagaggagaagagcGAAAGAAGCGGCTCTAAGAGTTCAGGCTGGCAtgtcgtcttcctcctcttcaaaTCCAACAACGTCTTCcactccccctcctccttcaatTTATTCTCGGCCTCAGCCTCCATCACAACCGATACATTCACATAGATCACCTTCGCCGATCGCTCACCCGCCTCCCTCAACCATGGCAATGATGGGTCAACAGTCACCTTCGGGAGGTCCTCCTCCAGCCCCTCCCGTCAGATCTAGGAGTCCAGCACCGCCTATCATCAATACAGCTGATCCTCAATCTACCCAGCGTGCTTTACCTCACTCGCAATctcgacctcttccttctccacgAGCACTACCCTCCTTCCCATTGGGAACACCGAACTCAACACCTAGTCACTCTGGAGCATCATCTCCTCGTACTCCCATCCGTAATGAtatgcctcctccacctatACCTGTACCTTCCCCAATCCAGGCCAACCTGGAACGATCTGATACCGTATCATCAGTCAAATCGTTGGATCGTACGGGGTTCAGCTCTTCCCCTGTCAAGAGGTCGCTACCTAAACCACCGGTCGGTGTGAACAGCTCAAAGAGCTTGGATAGAGGTATACCTTCAAGCAttggtatgggtatgggcGATGGATTCAGAAAGAACATGAGTAGGAAACAGCCATCAgtggtagaagaaggaagtgaaaggaCCTTGGTTGATAGTATGGCTGGCATATCAATTGACCAGAAGAGAACGCCGTCACCCGCACCTATACTACCCGCAATACCGACAGTCAGgactccttctccatctccatcacccaatccaccCACTATCATAACTCcagattcatcttccgccTATCGTGCCCCAGCTAAATTCATACCTTTACCTGCTATCAAAGTACCTGATTCCGACACCTCTTCGATAGCTACCACTGACGTTGAGATAGACCCTCAAGATCCATCTCAAGTAACTCCTAAAGCGAAGAGGTTGAGCAACggtccttcttcacctggtaTACAGTTCTCTGGACTTCCAATGATCTCAGTGTCGTCATCTGACACTGCAGACGAACCTTCACAAGGTGGTGAAAACAGTTTTGCCGTACCTACGATCAACCTTGGTAATGATGCACCGACTATCAGTGTCCCGTCGATATCTACTGCCCCGCTTGCCAGTACTGCTTCTCGCTCTCAACAACATCGTATCCAACCAGACGGCTCAGCCTTCCTCTGCTCGGGATGCGGTAACGCTATCATTGGTCGAATCGTGAATGCCATGAATCAACGTTGGCACCCTCAATGTTTCATGTGTGCTGAATGTGGAGAGTTGTTAGAGCACGTAAGTAGTTATGAATGGGAGGGGAAAGCCTATTGTCATTTGGATTTCcatgatgtgagttgtttGGTCGAGGATGTACGCATCTGCTTGTTATCGTTCCATGCTGAATGAAAATTATATTACAGAAATTTGCACATCGTTGTCATCATTGTCAAACCCCGATCGTCGATCCTCGCTTCGTCACTTTGAACGATCCCGTACTTGGTCAACGATATTATCATGAACTTCATTTCTTCTGCTCGGAATGCGGAGACCctttccttgatccttctaAATCCTCAGCTCCGGGAACAGAGAAAATCAGAGGGGGAAATAAcgatggggaagaagaagaagaagataatgaaaCCAGCGCATTTGTCATTCAAAAGGGACATCCATATTGCGAGAAGTGTCATCTCCGACTTCATAAACCGAAATGTAAAGCTTGTAATTTACCGATACCTGATTTGGCTATCAACGCGATGGGTGCGAAATGGCATAGAGAGTGTTTCGTATGTGCTGTGAGTTGGATCGaattccctctttccctgcATATAAGCATAATTTTGACTGATGACGTTTGCTTCTCCAGCAATGCCACAACGAATTTGCCAATAACCTCTTCTTCccgaaagatggtgaagcaTTCTGCACGTCTTGTTACGAAAGTGTCATAGCCTCCGAATAGATGTACATATAGATAATTTATGCATATGTATTTGTGTCAATGGACTGGCGCTTATTGATACGAGTGTACCACTGTACTCGTGGACTGTATGATTTGATGCcacattcactcacccatcgaCACGACCCACACCAAGCACACACATACTACACATGCACGTACCCTTTTGCATCAGTTGACTGAATCTACTTGATTTCTCGTATTCTCTGACCCTGCTTCACAAGACTTACTGAATAGCTTCTCCTCTCATCTATCGACGACAAGTACAGACCAGAATGACCACCACTCCACCCACGTTCCGGAACTTCATCGCTATCCGCTTACCAGAGGACCACCCCattgctgaagaagaagcacGAGTAATCCTTCGTGACACTGCTGATAACGAGGGCAATCTTCAGCAAAAATTTGGTGGTTGGATAACGCAAATAATCGTACCACGATGGGAATTAGAAGCAAAACATACTATCGAGTGTAGGTATGGGGGTTCTCCGAATCTTTCGAGTGTACGGGTAAGAAAAGAGGAGAGAGGTGAAGTCAGGGATATAACGTACAGCGAAACACGATTTCATAAGGATATTGTAAGGTATGTGGTCAAGATTCCCAATCGTATCTGGCATGGTTGCTGAGGTATATTGACCATACTGTGACATAGGTGGGAGAGTCAAGCTCGTATTCGGCAAGGAAAATCTGGGGAAGTCAGCTCAACCTACGGTGCCAAAGCACCAGATGGTTTGATATACGCTCAGACATTCGTCTCGGCTGAAAATTTGACTAAAGGTAAGCCTTACCTTCCTATGAGGATTGAACTTGCTTCTGATTGACTGTACGTGCTGTGATAGCTACTAGAGACCCGCTTCTTCCACCTACCGTAGCCACTTGGGCAGATGTCGTTGCTTCAGGTCGCGCTCCTTCCAGCAGAATCACTAGGGCTGTTCCTTCGAATATAGTACCACTCACACCGCTCACTTCCCCTGATTCGCTCACCATGCTCGGGTCACGGACCCGTCCGCCTCCTCCAGCTGGTCCAGACCAAGCTGCTCCTATACttgggaaagggaagaagccTGAACAGATACCAGTATCCgtagaaggtgaaaaaggtgGGAAGCGAACAAAAGCTTCCAGCGCTACCTCGTTAGAATTAAAACATGGTTCGCCTGGCGAGAAAGCCTATGTTGTTCCTTCGATGACAACCGAGCTAAAACCAATATCTACCCCGCTGGAAAAGGTCGTCTGTCAGGGTCTAGCGTACCTCATTGGCTGCAACGAATGCTGTGGCACCTATCTAGGATTGCTCATCAGGGGTCACACGTACGCCTTGGTTTACGCCATAACCGAGTCTACCTTCGCCATCAAAAGTGCAACCCCAGATGCACCTAGAATCTACGAGAGCTTGACGGTGGAGGAATATCTAGCCGTCACAAAGGACCTTCCCAGTCTCTTGGGTACTCTTGCCCAGCCAAACATTGAGGGGTTTAAGGAGATCTggtcagcttcttccaaagcGCTTGACCTGATCGTCGACTTCCCACTACGGCTTCCTCTTCCGCCACTTTCACCTCCGGATTCCCCTGTCATCAATGCCTTAAGGCATGTGACAATGAAAGAAATGGACTCCGAATCGACTCGAAGGTTCATTGCCGGCATCATCCGACCCAACACCAAGGTAGAAGGATCCAGTCGTGGTAGAGGTGGCAAGAAGGGTAGAGGCGGTGGCAGAGGTGGCGGTAGAGCTGGTGGTCAAGGTGGTCAAGGCCGTGAAGCAAAGAGGGAAAGTGGGGGTGAAGCAGGCGGTGAACCAGGtgctggagcaggtgggGAATCAAGTGGCGGAGCGGGTGATGGTGGCAGCAGTGCTGGACAAGCGACAGGTCCTCCAGGGGGAAGCAGAAGTCTCGCTCAACCTGCAGATGTATCGGGAGGAATCGGTTTCAAGGCGAGAGGATTATCTCAACGAGCGACTGGCTCGTCAAGTGGAAGCTCAGGTAACCTGACGAGCTCGACCTGTGAGTTTCCTCTTGAAATCGATCTCTCATATTTGCCCATTGCTGACCGATTCGCACCCCAATAGCCTCGCGAAGTTCCGAACAGAGGCCAGCTCCGCCGATAACTCCTCAAGAGGCGAACATTATTCCGTCTGCCACCTCTAGGAGCAGCGACTCGAGCAAGCTCTTGGTTCgaggttcatcatctcttgtCACCTCGGCACCTCAGCCCTTGGCCACGACCttggaagaagtggaagagacgTTACCTTCTGGTTTTCGAGAGTCGGACTTTCCACGAGAATTATCAGAGATCTATCCTGAGGACCCGGAAGATGACGAGCTGAGCGATGAGGAACgcgaaagaagagaggagagggaCATGCTGTATCTGGCCCAAAAGGCGACATTGAGAAAACGAGGCGTCAAGCTCATACAACTTCCCCCATCGGTATTTGATGCCTTGATAGCTGAAATTGGAGTCAGGGCATGATATTGTTATGTAAGATACATCGCTTCTCTTTACATATATACGTCTACAAGGTTTCGAGTAtttatttgtatatataaaatatatatatatgaacaTATATTTATTTATTTTGATAATTGATGTTATTACTCATGATCGATAAGGTTCATTATTATACCAGACGGTAGGGTTGGTCAACTCCAGATAACCTCCCTCGACATGGTCAGATGGACAAGCGGGCTTGGAAGTGTTACCTGACCAGATACCATTACAACCTGGTAAGTATTTGATAGGGTTGAGTTCtcccacatcctcatcgacgATCTGAGATTGGAATCTACATTCGTATGCTGCGTCGAGACTTAGCGTTTTGTTGAGATGAGGACAGTTTCCTGGATCATCAGGAGCTGAGAACGGACAAACAAAGTTTCAATGAGTGTCCTGTACGATCCAAGACGAAGGTTCTGcattactcacctgagaCCTGAGCTGTGGCATTCATATATCTACAATCATCCAATACACCTTGAAGTACATCGGGTTTCCAACCATTCATGAAATCTGCATGTATACCGTACCCGCTCGTATCTCCATTGGACATCACCCATGTGATATTCCCAGCACCGTTGAAGGGGAACTTGTAAGTGGCGAAGACAGTTTCGAATTGCAGGGTGATGAACTTCTTGGGGAAAGCAGATGGACATGTGTAACCATTGGTTCCATCTTCAGGATAAGCTACATGAGAAGAGTAATCTGCGTCATCGGCATAGACTCCATCCCAACAACTTGGGAATTGGATCGCTGAGActagaccaccaccacaatCTGTCGAAGGGAATCCGAGATTTTTGCTATCTCCCTTGGAACCTCGATAACATTGCCACCAGAATGCTGAACTCGTACTACACAGCGAAAGCAACGGCATCAGTACGAGTTTTGATAGTCTGGAGCAGATGAGATACTTACGGATCACTTGAGTTTACACTACGTCTCATGGGATCACCAGCGACTATATTATAGTTATCGGGGAAAGGATAGATGGGTACGCCCGTCGGAGCCTTCTGGAAATAATACAGTGAAGTTCTATCTAAGGGTATTGAGGATAATGAACCGTTGGGCCATTGGTAGTAAATCTGAGCAACCCAATAAGCAGATTTATCATCTTGTACAGAAGCCGTTGTACAATCTGCTAACTCTTGCATTTGAGTTGCAGAAGTCAAGTTGGCAGTGAAATAGGATGAACCGTGAATTCGATGTAAGTGAGAAGCCGGTGCGTTTGGATTGACGATTGGATCCAACCTTGTGACTGCAATAGAATGATTGGTAGTCATGACGAAGTGATCCGTAGATTTCTTGCCGAA from Kwoniella europaea PYCC6329 chromosome 2, complete sequence encodes:
- a CDS encoding serine/threonine-protein phosphatase 2A activator 2 produces the protein MVAEAEPQQPSASTSYIPPSKYILSKAHLAAFQRSQTHQDIIDFIEELNEGIVGKKLSEAGEGSERTKPIIGILESVLEIAKSTPPVDNKLSRFGNPAFKTFYDKVGDASSGLHSRIVGLPAEAIPEVEVYFKESWGNKQRVDYGSGMEFNFLCWLLCLTKLGVFTKDDYPFLVLGVFWRYIEVMRYLQSTYWLEPAGSHGVWGLDDYHFLPFLWGSGQLKDHKYLRPKAIHDPEILEAFSRDYMYLSCISFINSIKTASLRWHSPMLDDISAVKTWSKVNEGMQKMYKAEVLGKLPVMQHALFGSLLPFPTPEQDPELKRALEEEEGDLPQPDSHGHIHVKGETGWSMDCCGIPVPSAFAAAQDGATPHGGTPTFTARSGIKPIPFD